In Vibrio mangrovi, the DNA window GCTCCTTGGTTTTGCCTACCGGGAACTCAAAGTCAAAGATCTTTTCCCAATTCTGGTCGATAGCGTCGTAACGACTTCTATCGTGCTACTGATGGTCGCCACTTCATCAGCAATGTCATGGTCGATGGCCAATGCCGATATTCCTGATTTCATCGCCGAATTTATTCTACAGGCTTCAAATAACCCCATCATGATTATGCTGCTGATGAATTTCATCTTACTGCTTATCGGCACGTTTATGGATATGACACCAGCAGTTCTGATCTTTACACCGATATTCTTGCCGATTGCCACGCAGATGGGAATCGACCCGATTCACTTCGGCATCATGATGGTATTTAACTTATGTATCGGCATCTGCACACCGCCGGTCGGAACCGCATTATTTGTCGGATGTAGTGTCTATGACACGACTTTAGGACAGGTCGTCCCCAAATTACTGCCTCTGTTCCTCATTATGATAATCACACTCACGATTGTCATTCTGGTGCCATCGCTATCTCTATGGCTACCGCATCTGGCGGGATACAACAGTTAGTAAGAACCTGGTAATCAGATCAGAACCGGCTAGTAACTAGATAAGAACTGCGGGCAGACAAAGAATCACGATAGCCCTGAGTCTGGGAGTGACCCAGAGAGCGACATGAAACAACATAGGACTGTGACATGAAAAAACTGAATCAACTACTCTTAGCTTGTACCGTTTCGGCACTAACCGGCGGTTATGTTCACGCGGCAACATTAAAGCTATCTCACACTTTACCAACCGAGCATCCGGTTCATCAGTCTCTGGAATCGTTTGCCAAAGAAGTGAAAAACCTGACGCATCTGCGGATCAAGATATATCCGAATGCAACCTTAGGTAGTGAGACTGAAAGCCTGCAAATGGTGCAAAATGGCGCGATTGCATTTACAAAAGTCAGTGCTGCAATTCTGAACACCTTTACTCCGGACTATAAGATTCTTTCTCTGCCGTACCTGTACCGGGATCGTGCCCAGTATGAAGCGGTACTCAACGGACCGATCGGTGAGCAGATTCTTGAGTCATCAAGAAAAGTCGGGTTCATTGGACTTGCTTTCCTTGATGCCGGCTCCCGTAGCTTTTATACCGACAAACCCATCAAAACACCTGCTGATTTAAAAGGATTAAAGATTCGGGTCCAGAATTCATCTCTGGCGATCGATACGATAAAGGCACTTGGAGCAACGCCAGTTCCCCTGCCATATGGTGAACTTTACTCCGCCATGCAGCAGGGAGTTGTCGACGGCGCAGAAAACAATATTCCTTCGTACTATTCATCACGCCATTATGAAGTGAAACAGGTCTTTTCCAGAGACGGACATACAACCGTGCCGGATGTCTTGATCGTATCGACCAGTACCTGGGATTCGCTGACGGACGAACAACGGAAAGGAATTCGTCAGGCAGCCAAAGAGACCGTCAAAATTCAGGAGGAGAACTGGAAAAATTATGTCAGCAAAGCAACTCAGGATCTGAAAAAACACCATGTAACATTTGTCGATAGTGACGTCCCCGCTTTCCAGGATGCGGTAAAACCGGTCTATGATCAGTTCCGCAAAAACAACCCGACACTGGTTCCGCTGCTGGAAAAAATTCAAGCCCTTTAATTGAACAAAATATCTCTTTTCTACACCGCTTCCTGAGAATGTCGTCAGGCATTCTCAGGCTTTTTTAGCTCTCAGTCCAATACTTGAGTATATCTGTCCGATATTTGAGTATACCTCTCGCATTCTCAGGAAAATTTGCGTTATGATGAAGTTATCCAGGTCAAAAATTTCTCTTTATGCGTACGATTTTTCTCATTTTGACATTGCTCATATCAGCCTTGTCTCCGCTTCAGGCACAGAAGTTCGATAATTCTTCTCCTTCCGTTTTTGCGCCTAGTCAAGAGCGATTCGTGACGGTCGATGAAGCTTTCCCTTTTCTGGCATATCAGCAAGGCAATCAGTTAACCCTGAGTTGGGAAGTAAAACCCGGCTACTATCTGTATCAACAACGTCTCAAATTCGATCCACAACAGGTCCGGATCGTTTCCACCAATATGCGTAACGGTGAGCCTCACCATGATGAGTTTTTCGGTGATGTGAATATCTATACCACACCACTTCAGGTAACGCTGGAACTGGCAGATGCCGGAGAAAATGCAGAAATTCAGGTCGGCTATCAGGGGTGTGCGGAAGAGGGATTCTGTTATCCGCCAGAAGTCCGGCACGTTCCGATCGCCCCACTCCCGGCTCCCACTGCAGCGCCGAAATCCACCGGAGTAACATTTCAGCCATTGCAGAAAACAGTCCCCCAGACAGAGCAGAACCGGCTAGCCAATTCACTGGGAGAAAATTTGTGGACTGTTGTCCTGTTCCTGTTTCTGGGTATCGGGTTAGCCTTCACTCCCTGCGTATTCCCCATGTACCCGATTGTCACCAGTATTGTTCTCGGTCAGAAAGATCTGAGTAAAAAACAAGCTTTTGGTCTGGCACTCATCTATGTACAAGGAATGGCCCTGACTTATACACTGCTCGGACTAGTTGTAGCGTCTGCCGGATTACAATTTCAGGCAGCATTGCAAAGTCCGGTGGTCCTTATAACGCTCAGCCTGCTTTTCATTCTGTTATCACTCTCTATGTTTGGCCTTTACACTATTCAGATGCCGGCATCATTGCAGACCTATCTGAATAATCTCAGTCAGCGTCAGTCCGGAGGCCGTCAATTGGGAGTGTTCGTTATGGGGGCAATTTCCGGACTGGTCTGCTCGCCCTGTACGACAGCCCCGCTTTCCGGAGCTTTACTCTATGTCGCCCAGACCGGAGACTTGATGGTCGGAGGAATTGCACTCTATCTGCTGGGTTTTGGCATGGGAATTCCGTTGATTATGATCGCGGTATTCGGACAGACTTTCCTGCCAAAATCAGGCCCATGGATGGAAAAAATCAAAGTTCTGTTTGGTTTTATTCTGCTCGCCGCCCCTATTTTTCTTCTGGAGCGGATCGTATCGGAATCATGGTCAACCGCGCTCTGGGCACTACTTGGCGTCAGCCTTTTCTTATGGATATTCCTGACTAGTCTTCGTTCGGCTGCCAGCACACTAAGAAAGACATTTCTGCTCGTACTTTCTCTGTCCGGGATTGCACTGTCTTTAACACCCGTTGCTCTGTACTCAGGAATAATTACTTCATCATCAGAATCCGCGGCTCTTTCCTTTGTCCGAATTCACAATGTGGATGAACTAAGGCAGCAGCTTGCTCAGGCAAAAGCCAGTCAACAACCAGTCATGCTCGACTTCTATGCCGACTGGTGTGTCGCCTGTAAAGAATTTGAAAAGTACACGTTTTCGGACCATACCGTACAACAGAAACTGGCAAATTACCGGCTGATTCAGGCAGATGTCACAGCAGACAACGCGCAGAACAAAGCCCTGCTGGATGAATTGAATGTACTTGGACTACCGACAATCAGTTTCTGGAATGCTTCCGGAAAAAGAATCACAGAAGCCCGAATTACCGGCTTTATGTCTGCGGATGAGTTTTTAGAGCACCTCACCTCATACGCACTTTGACACATAAACAACCAGAATAACTGGCACTGAATGGGCTGGAAACCCGGATAAATGATAATTTCATCAGCCCATGATGATGCGCTAATGCACTGAGATGCATTCAAAAAAGGGGATAGAGTTCAGAATTTTCGTGCTTCGATATTGTTCAAAAGTATAAACGGAACAATAATTTGGTTAATGACCTGTAAAAAGTACGAATTGTGATGGACTCGACCTATACCATTATCATCGCTGATGATCATCCACTATTCCGTAATGCCCTCTTTCAGTCTGTCCACATGGCAGTGAGTGGTGCAAACCTGCTGGAAGCTGATACGCTGGATGCTCTGCTCGCACTTCTGGCCAAAGAAGCAGACCCGGATCTGGTTTTACTCGATCTAAAAATGCCGGGAAGTAATGGAATGTCCGGTTTAATCCAGCTCAAAAACACCTATCCGGATTTACCGGTCGTTGTGATATCCGCCAGTGAAGAAACATCTGTCGTTGCTCAGGTAAAGAAACATGGCGCTTTCGGTTTTATTCCAAAATCCAGCGACATGCGAACACTGGTCAATGCGTTAAACAAAGTTCTCAATGGTGATCCCTACTTCCCCGAAGATCTGCCAGTCACCAATGAGGCAGCTAATGATTTAGCCGAGAAAATAGCAGCATTGACTCCGCAACAATATAAAGTATTGGGGATGTTGTCCGATGGTTTGCTGAATAAACAAATTGCCTATGAACTGAATGTTTCCGAGGCAACAATCAAGGCACACATGACCGCAATTTTCCGTAAGCTTGGTGTAAAAAACCGAACTCAGGCTGTGATTCTTCTGAATGAACTCAACGAATGATCCCAGACCATTTTACCTTCCTTGCTCAAAAAATCTGTCGTATTAAAGCACCTGATTTGTTTTGAATCCGGCTCAGACTAAGCTAATTACCTGAGAAATAACATACATTCTGTGTATATTTGTATATATACTTTTGGCTAATAATAATATCATTTAACATCTATTTTACATTCCTCCCTTTAGCTCATCCCAATTAACATACTGATTTAAATCAAAAACACTACCAGACTAAAGTTGCAAAGATCAAATAGCCACGACCTGCTATCTTGTACTGGTAACATTGTATTAACAAAATACATATAACAGAACGAGAAAGGAGACAGCTATGGCGTTTGAATCATCAGAACACGCACAAGCTTACTGGAAGGAAAATCTGGGAATCATGGGAACCTTACTGGCTATCTGGTTTCTGGTTTCTTATGGTGCCGGGGTTTTATTTGTAGATAGTCTGAACACAATTCAGTTCGGTGGGTTCAAACTCGGATTCTGGTTTGCTCAACAGGGGTCGATCTACGTCTTCGTCGCGCTCATTTTCATCTATGTCTGGCGTATGAACGCGCTCGACAAGAAATATAACGTCCACGAAGACTAACGGAGGAGTGACGTATGGATATTCAAACCTGGACATTTATCCTTGTTGGTCTCACCTTTGCCCTGTATATCGGTATTGCAATCTGGGCGAGAGCTGCTTCAACCAGTGAATTCTATGTCGCCGGTGGTGGTGTACATCCGGTCGCAAACGGTATGGCAACAGCCGCTGACTGGATGTCAGCAGCATCGTTCATTTCTATGGCGGGGATCATTTCTTTTATCGGCTATGACGGCGGTGTCTACCTGATGGGCTGGACCGGCGGCTATGTCTTGCTTGCACTTTGCCTCGCACCTTATCTACGGAAATTCGGTAAGTTTACGGTTCCTGATTTTATCGGTGATCGATATTACTCCAGAACCGCACGAATGGTGGCTGTATTCTGTGCCATTTTCGTCTCTTTCACCTATGTTGCCGGTCAAATGCGTGGGGTCGGTGTGGTCTTCGCCCGCTTCCTCGAAGTTGATATCAACATGGGAATTATCATCGGGATGGCAATTGTGTTCTTCTATGCTGTGATGGGCGGCATGAAAGGAATTACCTATACTCAGGTTGCTCAGTACTGTGTGCTGATTTTTGCTTTCTTAGTTCCTGCTATTTTCACGTCACTGATGATGACTGGTTCCCCTATCCCACAACTGGGATTCGGCTCAACGATCTCGGGAACAGACACCTATCTGCTTGACCGGCTGGACGGCCTGACTCAGGAACTGGGATTCACGGCTTATACTGACGGTTCGAAAAGTATGGTTGATGTGTTCTTTATCTGTGCAGCTCTGATGGTCGGAACCGCCGGATTACCACATGTAATTATTCGTTTCTTTACCGTACCGAAAGTATCTGATGCCCGCATATCTGCCGGGTGGGCGCTGGTATTTATTGCGCTGCTTTATACAACAGCACCAGCGGTTGCTGCATTTGCCCGGGTAAACATGATCAACACCATCAACGGACCGGATATGCAAGGCGTTCAGTCAGCTGATGCACCAAGCTGGTTTAAAAACTGGGAAAGCACCGGTCTGGTTTCATGGGAAGATAGAAACGGAGATGGACGGATGTTCTATGCCGGTGATGCCCGTAATGAAGTGAAAATTAACCGGGATATTATCGTACTGGCTTCACCAGAACTGGCAAAATTACCAAACTGGGTTGTTGCACTACTGGCAGCCGGCGGATTGGCAGCTGCACTTTCAACAGCAGCAGGATTACTTCTGGTAATCTCCACTTCGATCTCACATGACTTACTGAAAAAAGGCTTCAAACCGGATATGACAGACCGGCAGGAGCTGATGGCAGCAAGGTTTGGTGCCGCACTGGCTGTCATCGGTGCCGGTTATCTGGGAATCAACCCTCCGGGATTCGTGGCGCAGGTGGTCGCCTTTGCCTTCGGCCTTGCAGCGGCCTCCTTCTTCCCGGCCATTATTATGGGAATCTTCTATAAGAAGATGAATAAAGAAGGCGCGATCACCGGTATGCTTGCAGGTATTCTCTTTACGGCGGCGTATATCATCTACTTTAAGTTCGTCAATCCGGCGGCCAACACACCTGACAACTGGTGGTTCGGCATCAGTCCGGAAGGTATCGGAACTCTGGGTATGTGTCTGAACTTCGTTGTTGCTATTGCCGTGAATAAGTTTACGGCAGAAGTTCCTCACGATGTACAGGAAATGGTGGAATCGATTCGTTATCCGAAAGGAGCAGGTGCCGCACATGACCATTGATTTATGACCCGGCAGAGTGTGCTAGTTTCACACTGAAATTGCATGTAAATATGAAGCACTGAATATGAATATATTCAGTGCTTTTTCTTATATTTCAGTCTCACAATTGAGACTAAACCGTAAAAATTGTACACAAAAGCAAGATATTTGTTCAATAATTAATGTATGTGTAATTGATTTTGTTAATAATTACTGAATGAATATATCAATATATAATTAATTGCATATGATGCTGTTTCATTATTTTTAAACTTCCTTACAATCCGCATATGCATCTAGTATTGTCTCATAAATGAATTGTCGAATAACAATATAAAAAATAAGTTATTTCTTTATTTGTTTTTAATACCTATATGACATCCTGAACATATAGAAAAAGATTTTATAATTATTCAATTCCACTCTTATTATGGAAAATTCCATGATGAGCATATTTCTAGCCCACCGACCACTCATTCCAGATTCACACTGATGCAATAAGTGTACGCTGCTCAGGCGTACTTGAAGATCATCAACAACATAAAGAATGATAAGGAAATATATATGAAGAGTTATTCCTTAATAATTAAAACTCTCATCTTACTCTTGTTCACATCTGAGGCGAATGCATGGACAGAAGTCAGGGACTTCAACTTCGGCAAGTCTGGTGACATTGCGATCAATCCAACCTCTGGCTTTAATGATTTAGCAGGTGCTTCCAAAATTGTGAGACAGGACGACGGGAAACCAACGCTCGAAGGTCAGTCCGCCGTCGATATTCATGTCCGTAAAGGTGAAACCGGTTATGGTTCCTGGGGCGGAGACATGTACTTCCCTGAGTATATTCATAAAGGGGAAGAACTATGGCTGCAATTCTATCTTTACATTCCTGCTGACTATGAAATCGGCACACCAACAGGCTACCTCAAGTTCATTCGTTTACGTAATGTCATGCGCAGCCCGGGCAAGCCTCCAAAAGTGACCGGACATTTCGATCTTCTCTTTCAGAATCAGGGCTCAAGAGGCACCTTTGCCATGCTGAAAGAGGGGGAAAGTAATGTACTACGTATCGGTGATTCGGTATCACAGCCAATTCCCCGGGATGAATGGGTGAAATTCGAATTATATATCCGCCTCGATAATGTCCCGGAAAGCCAGGGGGGTACGGGTGTTGTCCGTTTCTGGATGAATGATGAACTGGTTGGTGAACGAAATGACATCATCACATTAGGAACATATGACCTGAAAACCAAAGAAGTATATGAAGATGCCTATTTTACCCGAGTCCTATTCTTTACCTACTGGAATAGAACGGCACCGAAAACCCAGTCTTTATATATGGACCATGTCTATATGACCAATGATACGACTCAGGTAAGAAACTTTGATGAAAACGGTAACCCATTCCTGGGAGAGATTCTCAACCCTGCACTCACGATTTCCTGGGATGCACCGGTAACCCGTACCGATGGCAGCGCGATGAATCCTGATGAAATCGGAGGTTATGAACTCCGTTATAAAGCGAAAACCGCAACTGAGTACACCTATATTCAGATTAAAGATACCAGCACCAGTCAATATCAGATTGCCGACATTGACGATCCTTCAGAGTATGTTTTCGAAGTCGCCGCATACGATACTCAGGGGATTTACAGCCGTTTTGTAAGCGCAAGCGTGAATTAATCTAAAAATATAATAAGGAAATATTTATGAAGACAAAGATTTATATTTTCATCAAAGCGTTTACCTTGCTGGTTCTCTCTTTTCAGGTTCTTGCCTGGACAGATACCCGGAATTTCAATTTCGGCAATGATGGGGATACCGCATATGATGCAAACGCTGGTTTTAATGATTTGGCTGGTGCGTCGAAGATTGTTAAACGAGGTAATGGCACTCCAACTCTGGAAGGATTCTCTGCGGCAGAAATTAATATTCGTCAGGGTGAAACAGGCTATGGCTCCTGGGGTGGCTCTATGTTCTTCCCTGAGTATATTCATCGGGGAGAAGAACTGTGGCTCCAGTTCTATGTGTATATTCCAGAAGATTACGTCATCAATACAGCTACGGGTTATCTCAGCCTGCTCCGACTGCGTAATATCATTGCCAGCCCGGATAAAACGAAGAAAGCGACAGGCTTCCTAGATATTATGTTCCAGAATCAGGACTCAACCCGAGGCACTTTTGCGGTTCTGAAGCAAGGAGAAAGCAGTGTCAAACGTATCGGCAACTCAGCATCACAACCGATTCCACGTGACCAATGGGTGAAACTTGAACTCTACGTTCATGCCGACAGCGTTCCTCAAAGCAAAGGTGGTCAGGGTATTGTCCGGTTATGGATGGATGATGAGCTGGTCGGTGAAGTGAGCGATATTGTGACACTTGGCATGGCAAACCTGAATACCAAAGAGCAATATGAAGATGGCTACTTTACCAGAGTGATGTTTTTCAGCTACTGGTTCGGTGGTGCTCCGAAAACCCAGAAGCTCTATATGGACCATGTTTTCATGACCAATGATGCCAATGTACCGGAATACCGTGATGCACAGGGTCATCTGTTCTTAGGTAAACGTCTTGCACGGCCAGTGATGGTTGCAGTGCAGGCAGACTAACGTTAAACAATGATTCAGCTTCTGCTCAGTTTTCTATTCAAAAATAGTGCAGAGGCTGAATCCTATCTTTTCACTCAGTTATTCACACCGACAACCGTAAACTCCGGATTGATCGCCGTCAGTTTCTTCACCAGATAGTTCAGCAGCATACCGTACATTGGTACAAACAGACCTAAACTAATCACCAGTTTAAATCCATAATCGACCATAGCGATTTCCTGCCAGTGTTGCGCCATAAACGGATCCGGACTTTGATAGAAAGCAATCCCGAAAAAAGCGACGGTATCTAATGCATTTCCGAACAATGTTGAACATGTAGGCGCGATCCACCACTGCTTTAACTGGCGTAGTCGATTGAAAACCTGTACATCTAAAACCTGTCCCAACAGATAAGCCATAAAACTGGCGATTGCGATTCGGGCCACAAACCAGTTCAGATGCGTCAGAGGATCGGTTCCCTGAAAGTGCCCTTCAAAAAACATCACCGACAACAGGTATGAAACAACCAATGCCGGTAACATCACCAGAAAAATAATCCGCCGGGCTAAAGATGCGCCAAAAATTCTGACCGTCAGATCCGTTGCCAGAAAAATGAACGGAAAAGTAAACGCACCCCAGGTCGTGTGATATCCCCAGACAGTAAACGGGATCTGGACCAGATAGTTGCTTGAAGCAATAATCAGCAAGTGGAATAAAACAAGATAGCTCAGCGCTTTACGCTGCTGTGCGATAGTAAAGTAATTCATGTTGTACCTTTTTCTTTTGGTTTGGGGTGAGGGAACCCAAATACAGTTTTCCGTAGCTTCCAACCCCAGTCTGTACGGACGAACTTCACAGGCTCAAAAGCGGGCGGCGATTATACAGCAATTCATACTGACTTCAAGATGAATAACATGGAAAGTATGGTGAAACACGATGAGGGAATAAGTAGATCAAGGGATAAGAGTGATCAATAGATAACAGTGATAGTGCTCTGGTCCGCCCCAGTGGGCGAACCGGAACACTTCACTAAATACAGACAGAAAACAGGCGATGTCTTTGACTGTAGCAATCAGCCCCTGCGCAGGTAGGTCTATGCAGGGGACAGAGATAAGATAATTATGAAAGTGAAGTAGCTGATTTCACTTCCTGTTCTTGTTCTCTTCCTTGTTCAGATGTTTGCTCTTGTCCTTGAGGATACTGAATTTCTTTTTCTGAAGCGCCAACCACAATAGAAGCGGCCAGGTCGCCAATCACGTTAATCGATGTTCTTGCCATATCCAATATGCGATCGATTCCCGCAATTAATGTTAAACCTTCTAAAGGCAGACCTACTGACGTCAATACAATCGACAGCATGATCAGGCCACCACCAGGAACACCGGCAGTACCGATCGCACCTAACGTTGCCGTCAGAATAATGGTTCCCATCTGTGCGAAGGTTAAATCAATGCCATAAACCTGAGCAATAAAGAGTGCACAAACTCCCTGATACAGAGATGTTCCCCCCATATTGATGGTTGCCCCTAATGGCAGTACAAAACTTGCAATCTTGTCCGATACGCCGAAGTTTTCCTTAATGGTACGGATACTGACCGGCAAAGTGCCCGAACTACTGGAAGTACTGAACGCAGTTGCAGCAGCAGGTAAGATGCCCTTCATGAACCGTAGTGGCGAGATTCCGGCAAATCCTTTAACGGTCAGTGCGTAGACCAGAGCCATCTGAATGACACAGCCAACATATACCGCAGCAATAACCTTAATCAGAGGAATCAGGACAGCTGCACCATTTGACGCGACCACAGGGACAATCAGGCCGAATACACCATACGGTGCCAACGACATGATAAAACCGGTAATTTTGTACATAATTTCAGCCACACTTTCGAAAAACGAAATGAATGGCTGGGCTTTCTTTTCAGGAAGAGACGTAGCACCCATCCCAAGAAACAAAGCGAAAGCAATAATTTGCAGCATATTGCCTTCAACGAGTCCTTTCAGTGGATTCTTAGGGATAATATTTAAAAATGTATCCACCAGACTCACACTTTCCACAGCTTTACCTGTTCCGCTGACCGGAATGGTTAATCCTGCTCCCGGCATAAAAATCGTTGCCAGAAACAGACCAATCGCCACAGCAAAAGCCGTTGTTAACAGATAGTAACTAAGTGTTTTTCCTCCGATTCTTCCCAATGTTTTGATGTCACCAATACTGGCGGCACCAACAATCAACGATGAAAATACTAAAGGGACAATTAGCATTTTGATCAGGTTGATGAATAACGTTCCGATGGGTTTAATATAGGTATTCGCAATATCCGGCGAACCCTGGAGAAGCAATCCAACCGCGACCCCTGCAGCAAGACCAATGAAGATTTTGGTGGTTAACTTCATTTTTTTCATGATGTTCCTCATTGTTTTTTATAGATGACATCGCCTGTTCATATCGTCTATAACTGCTTTTTTTATACGTCTACTAAAGTGGAACGATAGACTTGTCTATTGTATAGTTTGTGCTACACAAACTCGCGCGACATTATCACATTACTCAATAGCAAACCATGGCAGATTGTGACGAATCGGGGATTTTACACATTATTCCTCTTCAGCCAAACGATTCACTCAGAATAATCAACTGAACCTTATCCGGCATACTTGAGCAATCAGAACGGTTCGTGATACTCTTCGCCTCCATTTTCTGCCCGTATTTCTACTCAAATAAATCTCGGTATAACTTACACTATCGGTTTAAAATGAGTCAGACGGGTAAGCTGTCCGCTTTGTAATGATGTGTTAACTGATAGTAAGAGTGAAAATAGACATGATGGGTCAAGGTACGCTTTATATTGTTTCAGCTCCCAGCGGAGCAGGAAAATCCAGCCTGATTGCCTCCTTAATGGAGAAAAATCCGACCTATGCCATGAAAGTCTCTGTATCACACACAACCAGACAGCCCAGACCGGGGGAACAGGACGGCGTCCACTATCACTTTGTCGATAAAGCACATTTTAAAGACCTGATTGCCAAAGGTGAGTTTCTCGAATATGCAGAGGTCTTCGGGAATTATTACGGAACCTCTCAGGTCTGGATTGAAGAAACCCTGAACAAAGGAATCGATATATTCCTTGATATTGATTGGCAGGGCGCCCGGCAGATCCGTGAAAAAATGCCAGCGGCCCGCAGTATTTTCATTCTGCCACCTTCAAAAGAAGAGCTGGAGCGTCGTTTGAACGCCCGTGGGCAGGACAACGAAGACGTCATTGCCAAAAGAATGAGTGAAGCACAGTCAGAGACTTCTCACTATTCAGAGTATGACTACCTCATCATCAACGACGATTTTGATGTTGCATTGATGGATTTTAAAGCAATCATTCGGGCAGAAAGATTGAAGCAAGACAAGCAAGCTGCTAAATATAGCAGTATGCTGTCGGAATTATTGTCTGATTAACGAATGAGGCAATAAACCATCCGACGAAGTAACCCGTGAAGTTTACAATCTATTCCGTTCGGTTGTATAATTTCTGGTCATTTATAGATTTTTATTAACGATTTGGAGTTCTCATGGCACGCGTAACTGTTCAAGACGCAGTTGAAAAAGTTGGCAACCGTTTCGATTTGGTTCTTATTGCGGCACGCCGCGCTCGTCAGATGCAAACAGGTGGAAAAGATCCATTGGTGCCAGAAGAAAACGATAAAGCGACCGTTATCGCCCTGCGCGAAATTGAAGATGGTCTGATTACCAAAGAAGTTCTTGATGCACGTGAGCGTCAGGAGCAGCAAGAGCAGGAAGCCGCAGAATTGGCAGCCGTGAGCAGTATCGCTCACAACCGTTAATTCTTCTCTGGTTACACAACATACGGGCCTAAAATTTGTATCTATTCGATAGCCTCAAAGCCGTTGCCCAGGAATATCTGACAGAGCCTCAAATTGAGGCTCTGCGTCACTCTTATGTGGTTGCGAGAGATGCTCACGAGGGACAAACACGTTCCAGCGGAGAGCCTTACATTATCCACCCGGTCGCCGTAGCCCGGATTCTGGCAGAGATGCGTCTGGATCTGGAAACACTGCAAGCCGCACTTCTCCACGATGTTATCGAAGATACAGAAGTCACAAAAGAAGAGCTGGAAACGAAATTCGGAACGTCAGTTGCCGAACTCGTCGAC includes these proteins:
- a CDS encoding TRAP transporter substrate-binding protein, yielding MKKLNQLLLACTVSALTGGYVHAATLKLSHTLPTEHPVHQSLESFAKEVKNLTHLRIKIYPNATLGSETESLQMVQNGAIAFTKVSAAILNTFTPDYKILSLPYLYRDRAQYEAVLNGPIGEQILESSRKVGFIGLAFLDAGSRSFYTDKPIKTPADLKGLKIRVQNSSLAIDTIKALGATPVPLPYGELYSAMQQGVVDGAENNIPSYYSSRHYEVKQVFSRDGHTTVPDVLIVSTSTWDSLTDEQRKGIRQAAKETVKIQEENWKNYVSKATQDLKKHHVTFVDSDVPAFQDAVKPVYDQFRKNNPTLVPLLEKIQAL
- a CDS encoding protein-disulfide reductase DsbD, encoding MRTIFLILTLLISALSPLQAQKFDNSSPSVFAPSQERFVTVDEAFPFLAYQQGNQLTLSWEVKPGYYLYQQRLKFDPQQVRIVSTNMRNGEPHHDEFFGDVNIYTTPLQVTLELADAGENAEIQVGYQGCAEEGFCYPPEVRHVPIAPLPAPTAAPKSTGVTFQPLQKTVPQTEQNRLANSLGENLWTVVLFLFLGIGLAFTPCVFPMYPIVTSIVLGQKDLSKKQAFGLALIYVQGMALTYTLLGLVVASAGLQFQAALQSPVVLITLSLLFILLSLSMFGLYTIQMPASLQTYLNNLSQRQSGGRQLGVFVMGAISGLVCSPCTTAPLSGALLYVAQTGDLMVGGIALYLLGFGMGIPLIMIAVFGQTFLPKSGPWMEKIKVLFGFILLAAPIFLLERIVSESWSTALWALLGVSLFLWIFLTSLRSAASTLRKTFLLVLSLSGIALSLTPVALYSGIITSSSESAALSFVRIHNVDELRQQLAQAKASQQPVMLDFYADWCVACKEFEKYTFSDHTVQQKLANYRLIQADVTADNAQNKALLDELNVLGLPTISFWNASGKRITEARITGFMSADEFLEHLTSYAL
- a CDS encoding response regulator transcription factor yields the protein MDSTYTIIIADDHPLFRNALFQSVHMAVSGANLLEADTLDALLALLAKEADPDLVLLDLKMPGSNGMSGLIQLKNTYPDLPVVVISASEETSVVAQVKKHGAFGFIPKSSDMRTLVNALNKVLNGDPYFPEDLPVTNEAANDLAEKIAALTPQQYKVLGMLSDGLLNKQIAYELNVSEATIKAHMTAIFRKLGVKNRTQAVILLNELNE
- a CDS encoding DUF4212 domain-containing protein — its product is MAFESSEHAQAYWKENLGIMGTLLAIWFLVSYGAGVLFVDSLNTIQFGGFKLGFWFAQQGSIYVFVALIFIYVWRMNALDKKYNVHED
- a CDS encoding sodium:solute symporter family protein codes for the protein MDIQTWTFILVGLTFALYIGIAIWARAASTSEFYVAGGGVHPVANGMATAADWMSAASFISMAGIISFIGYDGGVYLMGWTGGYVLLALCLAPYLRKFGKFTVPDFIGDRYYSRTARMVAVFCAIFVSFTYVAGQMRGVGVVFARFLEVDINMGIIIGMAIVFFYAVMGGMKGITYTQVAQYCVLIFAFLVPAIFTSLMMTGSPIPQLGFGSTISGTDTYLLDRLDGLTQELGFTAYTDGSKSMVDVFFICAALMVGTAGLPHVIIRFFTVPKVSDARISAGWALVFIALLYTTAPAVAAFARVNMINTINGPDMQGVQSADAPSWFKNWESTGLVSWEDRNGDGRMFYAGDARNEVKINRDIIVLASPELAKLPNWVVALLAAGGLAAALSTAAGLLLVISTSISHDLLKKGFKPDMTDRQELMAARFGAALAVIGAGYLGINPPGFVAQVVAFAFGLAAASFFPAIIMGIFYKKMNKEGAITGMLAGILFTAAYIIYFKFVNPAANTPDNWWFGISPEGIGTLGMCLNFVVAIAVNKFTAEVPHDVQEMVESIRYPKGAGAAHDH
- a CDS encoding heparin lyase I family protein → MKSYSLIIKTLILLLFTSEANAWTEVRDFNFGKSGDIAINPTSGFNDLAGASKIVRQDDGKPTLEGQSAVDIHVRKGETGYGSWGGDMYFPEYIHKGEELWLQFYLYIPADYEIGTPTGYLKFIRLRNVMRSPGKPPKVTGHFDLLFQNQGSRGTFAMLKEGESNVLRIGDSVSQPIPRDEWVKFELYIRLDNVPESQGGTGVVRFWMNDELVGERNDIITLGTYDLKTKEVYEDAYFTRVLFFTYWNRTAPKTQSLYMDHVYMTNDTTQVRNFDENGNPFLGEILNPALTISWDAPVTRTDGSAMNPDEIGGYELRYKAKTATEYTYIQIKDTSTSQYQIADIDDPSEYVFEVAAYDTQGIYSRFVSASVN